The following are from one region of the Ananas comosus cultivar F153 linkage group 20, ASM154086v1, whole genome shotgun sequence genome:
- the LOC109725603 gene encoding probable carboxylesterase 17, with protein MVAVPHNNYHGAVADEIEGLVTVYEDGHVERAPVMPTVESSTSPLRGPGDVTWSDVTLCRVTGLWARLFVPDPDPDPDPAGEPPRLPVVVYFHGGGFCVGSAAWRCYHDFAARLAASAGCAVASVDYRLAPEHPLPAAYDDGAAAVDALLLRAARLEPRCDPSRVVLCGDSAGAAIAYHVAARLCECHAEAPGWLRGVALVQPFFGGQARTASEESEEKEEEQRSVLSLGRSDGYCRRLALPRGCDRDHPWCNPVGLGGAWRVIRRLPRTLVCAAGMDVLRDRNAEFCAAMKSAGNCVESRVYAGVGHAFQLLGRSHVSKVRTHEMLMHIRDFIWDTIYITNM; from the coding sequence atggtCGCGGTTCCGCATAATAATTACCACGGTGCGGTCGCGGACGAGATCGAGGGCCTGGTCACGGTCTACGAGGACGGCCACGTGGAGCGCGCCCCGGTCATGCCCACCGTGGAGTCGTCCACGTCACCCCTCCGCGGCCCCGGTGACGTCACGTGGAGTGACGTCACGCTCTGCCGCGTCACCGGCCTGTGGGCCCGCCTCTTCGTccccgaccccgaccccgaccccgaccccgCGGGGGAGCCGCCGCGGCTGCCGGTGGTGGTGTACTTCCACGGCGGCGGCTTCTGCGTGGGCTCGGCGGCGTGGCGGTGCTACCACGACTTCGCGGCGCGGCTGGCGGCGTCGGCGGGGTGCGCCGTGGCCTCCGTGGACTACCGGCTCGCCCCCGAGCACCCCCTCCCCGCCGCCTACGACGACGGCGCCGCGGCCGTTGacgccctcctcctccgcgcgGCCCGGCTCGAGCCCCGGTGCGACCCCTCGCGCGTGGTGCTCTGCGGGGACAGCGCGGGGGCCGCCATCGCGTACCACGTGGCGGCGCGGCTCTGCGAATGCCACGCGGAGGCCCCCGGTTGGCTGAGGGGCGTGGCGCTGGTGCAGCCGTTCTTCGGGGGGCAGGCGAGGACGGCGTCGGAGGAGTcggaggagaaagaggaggagcaGAGGTCGGTACTCAGCCTGGGGAGATCGGACGGGTACTGCAGGAGGCTGGCGCTGCCGCGCGGGTGCGATCGGGACCATCCGTGGTGCAACCCGGTGGGATTGGGCGGGGCGTGGAGGGTGATCAGGAGGCTCCCGCGGACGCTGGTGTGCGCGGCGGGGATGGACGTGCTGCGGGATCGGAACGCGGAGTTCTGCGCCGCCATGAAAAGCGCCGGGAACTGCGTCGAGAGTCGTGTCTACGCCGGCGTCGGCCACGCGTTCCAACTGCTCGGTCGGTCGCACGTGTCCAAGGTTCGCACGCACGAGATGCTCATGCACATCAGGGACTTCATCTgggatactatatatataacaaatatgtAG
- the LOC109725882 gene encoding heavy metal-associated isoprenylated plant protein 25-like, whose amino-acid sequence MQLTKALLLHLKCFFMTDKFYCMTMRMKIDCNGCYKKIRRALLQMQELDSHFIDKQQGKVCVNGQFIPQDVAIKIGKRTNRRVEILEIKEVDVDNQGRPL is encoded by the exons ATGCAACTAACTAAAGCTTTGCTTCTCCATTTGAAGTGCTTCTTCATGACAGATAAG TTCTATTGCATGACTATGAGGATGAAGATTGATTGCAATGGTTGTTATAAAAAGATTAGAAGAGCTCTTCTACAAATGCAAg AGTTGGATAGCCACTTTATAGATAAGCAACAGGGTAAAGTATGTGTTAATGGGCAATTTATTCCACAAGATGTTGCAATTAAGATTGGGAAGAGGACTAATAGAAGGGTTGAGATATTGGAGATCAAGGAAGTAGATGTTGACAACCAAGGTAGACCCCTTTGA
- the LOC109725712 gene encoding CTL-like protein DDB_G0274487 isoform X2, translating to MSLRDSDDLDGASSPTIEDEDEDGSRNPSDSSSPAPAPSVAAAPARRWRDVFWLLVFVLHLLLVGSALVLLGLNRFRKADRLNIDRFTNITIGGGAAAAPREAEVVAPPQREQGPSGELTETFWPFYGAAAGVGAAIAGAWLALLGRRAGQMMKVSVHSLTTYLAVISVLCFWGKHFFWGVAFAVGALLQFLYVMSVLDRFPFTMLVLQKAVKMVWGLPDVMRVAYAFILIMLCWMVLWSFGVAGIVALSMHDSGRWWLLVVFSVSLFWTGAVLCNTVHVIVSGMVFLVLIHGGQRATSMPPKPVLKSLQYAVTTSFGSICYGSLFTAAIRTLRWEIRGIRSKIGNNECLLCCVDFLFHLVETLVRFFNKYAYVQIAVNGKSFNRSARDAWELFQSTGIEALIAYDCSGAVLLMGTILGGLLTGTCTGVWAWFKRSDKVLMVGCTAALMGMILVGLAVVVVESAVTSIYICYAEDPTLIQSWDTEFFNQMSEALHQRLQYRSARAREGDPVWAIKQSTISDLLGLSLNFFFILPLMNSVGIHVIEAPVLHPVAEGLFNFVIGWTFLFAPLLFTDRRRDRYKGSLDLLWGCQMFLTNVSPQQEVVHPQRRRRRFHCWRH from the exons ATGAGCCTCCGCGACTCCGACGACCTCGACGGGGCCTCCTCCCCCACGATCGAGGACGAAGACGAG GACGGGAGCCGGAACCCTAGCGActcgtcgtcgccggcgccggcgccgagcgtggcggcggcgccggcgcggcGGTGGAGGGACGTGTTCTGGCTCCTCGTCTTcgtcctccacctcctcctcgtcgGCTCCGCGCTCGTCCTCCTCGGCCTCAACCGGTTCCGCAAGGCCGATCGGCTCAACATCGACCGGTTCACCAACATCAccatcggcggcggcgccgccgcggcgccgcgggaggcggaggtggtggcGCCGCCGCAGCGGGAGCAGGGGCCGAGTGGGGAGCTCACGGAGACGTTCTGGCCCTTCTacggcgcggcggcgggggtCGGGGCGGCGATCGCGGGGGCGTGGCTCGCGCTGCTGGGGCGGCGCGCGGGGCAGATGATGAAGGTGTCGGTGCACAGCCTCACCACTTACCTCGCCGTGATCAGCGTGCTGTGCTTCTGGGGGAAGCACTTCTTCTGGGGGGTCGCTTTCGCTGTTGGGGCCCTTCTGCAGTTCCTCTATGTCATGTCCGTGCTCGATAG GTTTCCCTTCACAATGCTGGTTTTGCAGAAGGCCGTGAAAATGGTTTGGGGCCTTCCAGATGTGATGAGAGTAGCCTATGCTTTTATTCTCATCATGCTCTGTTGGATGGTACTATGGTCATTTGGAGTAGCTGGTATCGTCGCCTTAAGTATGCATGATAGCGGTCGTTGGTGGCTTCTTGTG GTGTTCTCAGTGAGTTTGTTTTGGACCGGAGCTGTTCTTTGTAATACCGTTCACGTGATAGTATCTGGCATGgtatttcttgttcttattcaTGGTGGGCAGAGAGCTACATCAATGCCTCCAAAACCAGTTCTGAAGTCACTACAGTATGCCGTAACAACTTCTTTTGGTAGCATTTGCTATGGGTCGCTTTTCACTGCTGCAATCAGGACTCTGCGGTGGGAG ATCCGAGGAATTAGGTCAAAAATTGGAAACAACGAGTGTCTTCTGTGTTGTGTTGATTTTTTGTTTCATCTTGTGGAAACGCTGGTTCGCTTCTTCAACAAGTATGCATATGTCCAG ATAGCAGTTAATGGAAAGAGCTTCAATCGTTCCGCTAGGGATGCATGGGAGTTGTTCCAGTCTACCGGCATTGAAGCACTCATTGCTTATGATTGTTCTGGTGCTGTTCTCCTTATGGGCACTATTTTGGGTGGGCTTCTTACAGGAACATGTACAGGAGTTTGGGCATGGTTCAAAAGAAGTGATAAAGTGCTCATGGTTGGTTGCACTGCGGCACTGATGGGTATGATATTG GTGGGGTTAGCTGTAGTAGTTGTCGAAAGTGCGGTCACctcgatatatatatgctacgCGGAAGATCCCACATTGATTCAGAGTTGGGATACCGAGTTCTTCAACCAAATGTCGGAGGCGCTGCACCAGAGACTACAGTATCGGAGCGCGCGAGCTAGAGAG GGTGATCCAGTATGGGCGATAAAGCAAAGCACTATCAGTGATCTCTTGGGCCTGTCGCTTAATTTCTTCTTCATCTTGCCATTAATGAACTCTG TTGGAATTCATGTGATTGAAGCACCTGTACTTCACCCT GTGGCCGAAGGATTATTCAACTTCGTGATCGGATGGACATTTTTGTTTGCCCCTTTACTCTTCACCGATCGCCGAAGAGACAGATACAAAGGATCATTGGATCTCTTGTGGGGATGCCAGATGTTTCTCACCAATG TTTCGCCCCAGCAGGAAGTTGTTCATCCTcaacgacggcggcggcgattCCACTGCTGGAGACACTGA
- the LOC109725712 gene encoding CTL-like protein DDB_G0274487 isoform X3, with protein MSLRDSDDLDGASSPTIEDEDEDGSRNPSDSSSPAPAPSVAAAPARRWRDVFWLLVFVLHLLLVGSALVLLGLNRFRKADRLNIDRFTNITIGGGAAAAPREAEVVAPPQREQGPSGELTETFWPFYGAAAGVGAAIAGAWLALLGRRAGQMMKVSVHSLTTYLAVISVLCFWGKHFFWGVAFAVGALLQFLYVMSVLDRFPFTMLVLQKAVKMVWGLPDVMRVAYAFILIMLCWMVLWSFGVAGIVALSMHDSGRWWLLVVFSVSLFWTGAVLCNTVHVIVSGMVFLVLIHGGQRATSMPPKPVLKSLQYAVTTSFGSICYGSLFTAAIRTLRWEIRGIRSKIGNNECLLCCVDFLFHLVETLVRFFNKYAYVQIAVNGKSFNRSARDAWELFQSTGIEALIAYDCSGAVLLMGTILGGLLTGTCTGVWAWFKRSDKVLMVGCTAALMGMILVGLAVVVVESAVTSIYICYAEDPTLIQSWDTEFFNQMSEALHQRLQYRSARAREGDPVWAIKQSTISDLLGLSLNFFFILPLMNSVGIHVIEAPVLHPVAEGLFNFVIGWTFLFAPLLFTDRRRDRYKGSLDLLWGCQMFLTNDLLPYIV; from the exons ATGAGCCTCCGCGACTCCGACGACCTCGACGGGGCCTCCTCCCCCACGATCGAGGACGAAGACGAG GACGGGAGCCGGAACCCTAGCGActcgtcgtcgccggcgccggcgccgagcgtggcggcggcgccggcgcggcGGTGGAGGGACGTGTTCTGGCTCCTCGTCTTcgtcctccacctcctcctcgtcgGCTCCGCGCTCGTCCTCCTCGGCCTCAACCGGTTCCGCAAGGCCGATCGGCTCAACATCGACCGGTTCACCAACATCAccatcggcggcggcgccgccgcggcgccgcgggaggcggaggtggtggcGCCGCCGCAGCGGGAGCAGGGGCCGAGTGGGGAGCTCACGGAGACGTTCTGGCCCTTCTacggcgcggcggcgggggtCGGGGCGGCGATCGCGGGGGCGTGGCTCGCGCTGCTGGGGCGGCGCGCGGGGCAGATGATGAAGGTGTCGGTGCACAGCCTCACCACTTACCTCGCCGTGATCAGCGTGCTGTGCTTCTGGGGGAAGCACTTCTTCTGGGGGGTCGCTTTCGCTGTTGGGGCCCTTCTGCAGTTCCTCTATGTCATGTCCGTGCTCGATAG GTTTCCCTTCACAATGCTGGTTTTGCAGAAGGCCGTGAAAATGGTTTGGGGCCTTCCAGATGTGATGAGAGTAGCCTATGCTTTTATTCTCATCATGCTCTGTTGGATGGTACTATGGTCATTTGGAGTAGCTGGTATCGTCGCCTTAAGTATGCATGATAGCGGTCGTTGGTGGCTTCTTGTG GTGTTCTCAGTGAGTTTGTTTTGGACCGGAGCTGTTCTTTGTAATACCGTTCACGTGATAGTATCTGGCATGgtatttcttgttcttattcaTGGTGGGCAGAGAGCTACATCAATGCCTCCAAAACCAGTTCTGAAGTCACTACAGTATGCCGTAACAACTTCTTTTGGTAGCATTTGCTATGGGTCGCTTTTCACTGCTGCAATCAGGACTCTGCGGTGGGAG ATCCGAGGAATTAGGTCAAAAATTGGAAACAACGAGTGTCTTCTGTGTTGTGTTGATTTTTTGTTTCATCTTGTGGAAACGCTGGTTCGCTTCTTCAACAAGTATGCATATGTCCAG ATAGCAGTTAATGGAAAGAGCTTCAATCGTTCCGCTAGGGATGCATGGGAGTTGTTCCAGTCTACCGGCATTGAAGCACTCATTGCTTATGATTGTTCTGGTGCTGTTCTCCTTATGGGCACTATTTTGGGTGGGCTTCTTACAGGAACATGTACAGGAGTTTGGGCATGGTTCAAAAGAAGTGATAAAGTGCTCATGGTTGGTTGCACTGCGGCACTGATGGGTATGATATTG GTGGGGTTAGCTGTAGTAGTTGTCGAAAGTGCGGTCACctcgatatatatatgctacgCGGAAGATCCCACATTGATTCAGAGTTGGGATACCGAGTTCTTCAACCAAATGTCGGAGGCGCTGCACCAGAGACTACAGTATCGGAGCGCGCGAGCTAGAGAG GGTGATCCAGTATGGGCGATAAAGCAAAGCACTATCAGTGATCTCTTGGGCCTGTCGCTTAATTTCTTCTTCATCTTGCCATTAATGAACTCTG TTGGAATTCATGTGATTGAAGCACCTGTACTTCACCCT GTGGCCGAAGGATTATTCAACTTCGTGATCGGATGGACATTTTTGTTTGCCCCTTTACTCTTCACCGATCGCCGAAGAGACAGATACAAAGGATCATTGGATCTCTTGTGGGGATGCCAGATGTTTCTCACCAATG ATCTCTTACCTTATATTGTTTAG
- the LOC109725712 gene encoding uncharacterized protein LOC109725712 isoform X1 produces MSLRDSDDLDGASSPTIEDEDEDGSRNPSDSSSPAPAPSVAAAPARRWRDVFWLLVFVLHLLLVGSALVLLGLNRFRKADRLNIDRFTNITIGGGAAAAPREAEVVAPPQREQGPSGELTETFWPFYGAAAGVGAAIAGAWLALLGRRAGQMMKVSVHSLTTYLAVISVLCFWGKHFFWGVAFAVGALLQFLYVMSVLDRFPFTMLVLQKAVKMVWGLPDVMRVAYAFILIMLCWMVLWSFGVAGIVALSMHDSGRWWLLVVFSVSLFWTGAVLCNTVHVIVSGMVFLVLIHGGQRATSMPPKPVLKSLQYAVTTSFGSICYGSLFTAAIRTLRWEIRGIRSKIGNNECLLCCVDFLFHLVETLVRFFNKYAYVQIAVNGKSFNRSARDAWELFQSTGIEALIAYDCSGAVLLMGTILGGLLTGTCTGVWAWFKRSDKVLMVGCTAALMGMILVGLAVVVVESAVTSIYICYAEDPTLIQSWDTEFFNQMSEALHQRLQYRSARAREGDPVWAIKQSTISDLLGLSLNFFFILPLMNSVGIHVIEAPVLHPVAEGLFNFVIGWTFLFAPLLFTDRRRDRYKGSLDLLWGCQMFLTNVFLIPYMAIRLNDADSNQYPTKPSQLGSVMVRGAPIVALIGGFVCVVSTLWALFGRADGGFGSLADRWLYLGNYIGSERLAYAFIWDILLYAVFQPWLIGDNLQNVKEDYTELVNVLRFVPVVGLVAYLLCLDYVKES; encoded by the exons ATGAGCCTCCGCGACTCCGACGACCTCGACGGGGCCTCCTCCCCCACGATCGAGGACGAAGACGAG GACGGGAGCCGGAACCCTAGCGActcgtcgtcgccggcgccggcgccgagcgtggcggcggcgccggcgcggcGGTGGAGGGACGTGTTCTGGCTCCTCGTCTTcgtcctccacctcctcctcgtcgGCTCCGCGCTCGTCCTCCTCGGCCTCAACCGGTTCCGCAAGGCCGATCGGCTCAACATCGACCGGTTCACCAACATCAccatcggcggcggcgccgccgcggcgccgcgggaggcggaggtggtggcGCCGCCGCAGCGGGAGCAGGGGCCGAGTGGGGAGCTCACGGAGACGTTCTGGCCCTTCTacggcgcggcggcgggggtCGGGGCGGCGATCGCGGGGGCGTGGCTCGCGCTGCTGGGGCGGCGCGCGGGGCAGATGATGAAGGTGTCGGTGCACAGCCTCACCACTTACCTCGCCGTGATCAGCGTGCTGTGCTTCTGGGGGAAGCACTTCTTCTGGGGGGTCGCTTTCGCTGTTGGGGCCCTTCTGCAGTTCCTCTATGTCATGTCCGTGCTCGATAG GTTTCCCTTCACAATGCTGGTTTTGCAGAAGGCCGTGAAAATGGTTTGGGGCCTTCCAGATGTGATGAGAGTAGCCTATGCTTTTATTCTCATCATGCTCTGTTGGATGGTACTATGGTCATTTGGAGTAGCTGGTATCGTCGCCTTAAGTATGCATGATAGCGGTCGTTGGTGGCTTCTTGTG GTGTTCTCAGTGAGTTTGTTTTGGACCGGAGCTGTTCTTTGTAATACCGTTCACGTGATAGTATCTGGCATGgtatttcttgttcttattcaTGGTGGGCAGAGAGCTACATCAATGCCTCCAAAACCAGTTCTGAAGTCACTACAGTATGCCGTAACAACTTCTTTTGGTAGCATTTGCTATGGGTCGCTTTTCACTGCTGCAATCAGGACTCTGCGGTGGGAG ATCCGAGGAATTAGGTCAAAAATTGGAAACAACGAGTGTCTTCTGTGTTGTGTTGATTTTTTGTTTCATCTTGTGGAAACGCTGGTTCGCTTCTTCAACAAGTATGCATATGTCCAG ATAGCAGTTAATGGAAAGAGCTTCAATCGTTCCGCTAGGGATGCATGGGAGTTGTTCCAGTCTACCGGCATTGAAGCACTCATTGCTTATGATTGTTCTGGTGCTGTTCTCCTTATGGGCACTATTTTGGGTGGGCTTCTTACAGGAACATGTACAGGAGTTTGGGCATGGTTCAAAAGAAGTGATAAAGTGCTCATGGTTGGTTGCACTGCGGCACTGATGGGTATGATATTG GTGGGGTTAGCTGTAGTAGTTGTCGAAAGTGCGGTCACctcgatatatatatgctacgCGGAAGATCCCACATTGATTCAGAGTTGGGATACCGAGTTCTTCAACCAAATGTCGGAGGCGCTGCACCAGAGACTACAGTATCGGAGCGCGCGAGCTAGAGAG GGTGATCCAGTATGGGCGATAAAGCAAAGCACTATCAGTGATCTCTTGGGCCTGTCGCTTAATTTCTTCTTCATCTTGCCATTAATGAACTCTG TTGGAATTCATGTGATTGAAGCACCTGTACTTCACCCT GTGGCCGAAGGATTATTCAACTTCGTGATCGGATGGACATTTTTGTTTGCCCCTTTACTCTTCACCGATCGCCGAAGAGACAGATACAAAGGATCATTGGATCTCTTGTGGGGATGCCAGATGTTTCTCACCAATG TCTTCTTAATACCTTACATGGCGATCCGACTTAATGATGCGGACTCGAACCAGTATCCCACAAAACCATCTCAGTTGGGTTCAGTGATGGTAAGAGGTGCGCCCATCGTGGCTTTAATTGGTGGATTTGTCTGCGTTGTCTCGACACTTTGGGCTCTTTTTGGTCGTGCCGATGGTGGTTTCGGAAGTCTAGCTGATCGATGGCTATATTTGGGAAATTATATCGGATCAGAGAGGCTTGCTTATGCATTCATATGGGATATTCTACTTTACGCCGTATTCCAACCTTGGTTGATTGGTGACAACCTTCAAAATGTAAAAGAAGATTATACAGAACTCGTAAATGTCTTAAGATTCGTCCCTGTTGTGGGCTTGGTTGCATATCTCTTGTGCTTGGATTATGTAAAAGAGTCCTAG
- the LOC109725712 gene encoding CTL-like protein DDB_G0274487 isoform X4 — protein sequence MSLRDSDDLDGASSPTIEDEDEDGSRNPSDSSSPAPAPSVAAAPARRWRDVFWLLVFVLHLLLVGSALVLLGLNRFRKADRLNIDRFTNITIGGGAAAAPREAEVVAPPQREQGPSGELTETFWPFYGAAAGVGAAIAGAWLALLGRRAGQMMKVSVHSLTTYLAVISVLCFWGKHFFWGVAFAVGALLQFLYVMSVLDRFPFTMLVLQKAVKMVWGLPDVMRVAYAFILIMLCWMVLWSFGVAGIVALSMHDSGRWWLLVVFSVSLFWTGAVLCNTVHVIVSGMVFLVLIHGGQRATSMPPKPVLKSLQYAVTTSFGSICYGSLFTAAIRTLRWEIRGIRSKIGNNECLLCCVDFLFHLVETLVRFFNKYAYVQIAVNGKSFNRSARDAWELFQSTGIEALIAYDCSGAVLLMGTILGGLLTGTCTGVWAWFKRSDKVLMVGCTAALMGMILVGLAVVVVESAVTSIYICYAEDPTLIQSWDTEFFNQMSEALHQRLQYRSARAREGDPVWAIKQSTISDLLGLSLNFFFILPLMNSV from the exons ATGAGCCTCCGCGACTCCGACGACCTCGACGGGGCCTCCTCCCCCACGATCGAGGACGAAGACGAG GACGGGAGCCGGAACCCTAGCGActcgtcgtcgccggcgccggcgccgagcgtggcggcggcgccggcgcggcGGTGGAGGGACGTGTTCTGGCTCCTCGTCTTcgtcctccacctcctcctcgtcgGCTCCGCGCTCGTCCTCCTCGGCCTCAACCGGTTCCGCAAGGCCGATCGGCTCAACATCGACCGGTTCACCAACATCAccatcggcggcggcgccgccgcggcgccgcgggaggcggaggtggtggcGCCGCCGCAGCGGGAGCAGGGGCCGAGTGGGGAGCTCACGGAGACGTTCTGGCCCTTCTacggcgcggcggcgggggtCGGGGCGGCGATCGCGGGGGCGTGGCTCGCGCTGCTGGGGCGGCGCGCGGGGCAGATGATGAAGGTGTCGGTGCACAGCCTCACCACTTACCTCGCCGTGATCAGCGTGCTGTGCTTCTGGGGGAAGCACTTCTTCTGGGGGGTCGCTTTCGCTGTTGGGGCCCTTCTGCAGTTCCTCTATGTCATGTCCGTGCTCGATAG GTTTCCCTTCACAATGCTGGTTTTGCAGAAGGCCGTGAAAATGGTTTGGGGCCTTCCAGATGTGATGAGAGTAGCCTATGCTTTTATTCTCATCATGCTCTGTTGGATGGTACTATGGTCATTTGGAGTAGCTGGTATCGTCGCCTTAAGTATGCATGATAGCGGTCGTTGGTGGCTTCTTGTG GTGTTCTCAGTGAGTTTGTTTTGGACCGGAGCTGTTCTTTGTAATACCGTTCACGTGATAGTATCTGGCATGgtatttcttgttcttattcaTGGTGGGCAGAGAGCTACATCAATGCCTCCAAAACCAGTTCTGAAGTCACTACAGTATGCCGTAACAACTTCTTTTGGTAGCATTTGCTATGGGTCGCTTTTCACTGCTGCAATCAGGACTCTGCGGTGGGAG ATCCGAGGAATTAGGTCAAAAATTGGAAACAACGAGTGTCTTCTGTGTTGTGTTGATTTTTTGTTTCATCTTGTGGAAACGCTGGTTCGCTTCTTCAACAAGTATGCATATGTCCAG ATAGCAGTTAATGGAAAGAGCTTCAATCGTTCCGCTAGGGATGCATGGGAGTTGTTCCAGTCTACCGGCATTGAAGCACTCATTGCTTATGATTGTTCTGGTGCTGTTCTCCTTATGGGCACTATTTTGGGTGGGCTTCTTACAGGAACATGTACAGGAGTTTGGGCATGGTTCAAAAGAAGTGATAAAGTGCTCATGGTTGGTTGCACTGCGGCACTGATGGGTATGATATTG GTGGGGTTAGCTGTAGTAGTTGTCGAAAGTGCGGTCACctcgatatatatatgctacgCGGAAGATCCCACATTGATTCAGAGTTGGGATACCGAGTTCTTCAACCAAATGTCGGAGGCGCTGCACCAGAGACTACAGTATCGGAGCGCGCGAGCTAGAGAG GGTGATCCAGTATGGGCGATAAAGCAAAGCACTATCAGTGATCTCTTGGGCCTGTCGCTTAATTTCTTCTTCATCTTGCCATTAATGAACTCTG TGTAG
- the LOC109725970 gene encoding protein FLX-like 3 isoform X1, whose amino-acid sequence MAGRNRMPRQPMNSDLHGYRDGPPPPLPRVARGHAMPPPPLPFEEEIALRRDEIRRIVADNRHLMDEIVALRRELPHVKDELHVLSQAMPKLRAEKEAETRELIQRGLKLEGELRSLEPFREELMQLRSEFKKLEALREEMSAKVQSMTKELKHLQMENQQMPILRTELDGLHQELMRTSRTAHEYEMKASAEQMEQKQAMEKNLVSMAREIEKLRAELEKRGRGPVPGPYGMPKANPEMGFSGGFREGYGADKGFYGGGPWPPYDSRGFPHH is encoded by the exons ATGGCTGGAAGAAATCGCATGCCTCGCCAGCCAATGAACAGTGATCTGCATGGGTACCGAGATGGCCCCCCGCCTCCCTTACCACGAGTAGCTCGTGGCCACGCCATgccgcctcctcctctgccCTTTGAGGAAGAAATCGCTCTCCGTCGTGACGAAATTAGGAGAATTGTCGCAGATAATCGACATTTAATGGACGAGATTGTTGCCCTCAGGAGAGAGTTACCTCACGTCAAAGACGAGCTCCATGTCTTAAGCCAAGCCATGCCTAAACTCCGTGCGGAAAAAGAAGCTGAGACTAGGGAGTTAATTCAGAGGGGTTTAAAATTAGAGGGGGAGCTTCGTTCTCTCGAGCCCTTTAGGGAGGAGTTAATGCAGTTAAGGTCTGAGTTTAAAAAGTTGGAGGCTTTGAGGGAAGAGATGTCTGCAAAGGTTCAGAGCATGACAAAAGAGTTAAAGCATCTGCAGATGGAGAACCAACAAATGCCCATTCTGAGAACCGAGCTTGATGGTTTGCATCAGGAGCTCATGAGAACCAG CAGGACTGCTCATGAGTATGAGATGAAAGCAAGCGCCGAGCAGATGGAGCAGAAGCAAGCGATGGAGAAGAATCTCGTTTCTATGGCTCGAGAGATCGAGAAGCTGAGGGCCGAGCTggagaaaagaggaagaggaccTG TTCCTGGCCCTTACGGAATGCCGAAAGCCAACCCTGAGATGGGGTTCTCCGGTGGGTTTCGCGAGGGTTATGGTGCGGACAAGGGGTTCTACGGTGGCGGGCCTTGGCCGCCATATGATTCTCGTGGTTTTCCTCACCATTGA
- the LOC109725970 gene encoding protein FLX-like 3 isoform X2, which yields MAGRNRMPRQPMNSDLHGYRDGPPPPLPRVARGHAMPPPPLPFEEEIALRRDEIRRIVADNRHLMDEIVALRRELPHVKDELHVLSQAMPKLRAEKEAETRELIQRGLKLEGELRSLEPFREELMQLRSEFKKLEALREEMSAKVQSMTKELKHLQMENQQMPILRTELDGLHQELMRTRTAHEYEMKASAEQMEQKQAMEKNLVSMAREIEKLRAELEKRGRGPVPGPYGMPKANPEMGFSGGFREGYGADKGFYGGGPWPPYDSRGFPHH from the exons ATGGCTGGAAGAAATCGCATGCCTCGCCAGCCAATGAACAGTGATCTGCATGGGTACCGAGATGGCCCCCCGCCTCCCTTACCACGAGTAGCTCGTGGCCACGCCATgccgcctcctcctctgccCTTTGAGGAAGAAATCGCTCTCCGTCGTGACGAAATTAGGAGAATTGTCGCAGATAATCGACATTTAATGGACGAGATTGTTGCCCTCAGGAGAGAGTTACCTCACGTCAAAGACGAGCTCCATGTCTTAAGCCAAGCCATGCCTAAACTCCGTGCGGAAAAAGAAGCTGAGACTAGGGAGTTAATTCAGAGGGGTTTAAAATTAGAGGGGGAGCTTCGTTCTCTCGAGCCCTTTAGGGAGGAGTTAATGCAGTTAAGGTCTGAGTTTAAAAAGTTGGAGGCTTTGAGGGAAGAGATGTCTGCAAAGGTTCAGAGCATGACAAAAGAGTTAAAGCATCTGCAGATGGAGAACCAACAAATGCCCATTCTGAGAACCGAGCTTGATGGTTTGCATCAGGAGCTCATGAGAACCAG GACTGCTCATGAGTATGAGATGAAAGCAAGCGCCGAGCAGATGGAGCAGAAGCAAGCGATGGAGAAGAATCTCGTTTCTATGGCTCGAGAGATCGAGAAGCTGAGGGCCGAGCTggagaaaagaggaagaggaccTG TTCCTGGCCCTTACGGAATGCCGAAAGCCAACCCTGAGATGGGGTTCTCCGGTGGGTTTCGCGAGGGTTATGGTGCGGACAAGGGGTTCTACGGTGGCGGGCCTTGGCCGCCATATGATTCTCGTGGTTTTCCTCACCATTGA